In a genomic window of Lathamus discolor isolate bLatDis1 chromosome 4, bLatDis1.hap1, whole genome shotgun sequence:
- the TMEM272 gene encoding transmembrane protein 272: MTAGLEKACHRCISKIASNACFIFGLLAFLALPLSMTFIGMKFLEDCPVQPLIPLYLLVGGVIGSLKVTLLLYDSTRMRQLLSKSVVIDDDDDDEYPWRQNAHKYYIHLTLSLFLFLWFILGNYWVFSVYLPNFIPPFHQPQDYCDKTLYIFAVGVLIISHTVLFLLIFCSCCIYCFSRQRYSSEED, translated from the exons ATGACTGCTGGCCTGGAGAAAGCCTGCCACCGGTGCATATCCAAAATTGCCAGCAATG CATGCTTTATATTTGGGCTCCTTGCTTTCCTTGCCTTACCACTGTCCATGACTTTTATAG GAATGAAGTTTTTGGAAGATTGCCCAGTTCAGCCACTAATTCCATTATATCTGCTGGTGGGTGGCGTGATTGGCAGCTTAAAG GTGACCCTCCTGCTGTACGACTCAACCAGGATGAGGCAGCTGCTTTCCAAGTCTGTTGTgattgatgatgatgatgatgacgaaTATCCCTGGAGGCAGAATGCTCACAAGTACTACATCCATCTAACCCTCAgccttttcctatttctttggTTCATTCTCGGGAACTACTGGGTTTTTTCTGTGTACCTGCCAAACTTCATCCCACCTTTCCATCAGCCTCAGGATTACTGTGACAAAACCCTGTACATTTTTGCTGTTGGTGTTCTCATCATTAGCCATactgttctctttctccttaTCTTTTGTAGCTGCTGCATATATTGTTTTTCCAGGCAAAGATACTCTTCTGAGGAAGACTAA